Proteins encoded by one window of Swingsia samuiensis:
- a CDS encoding UDP-N-acetylmuramoyl-tripeptide--D-alanyl-D-alanine ligase yields MNILWTSDELRQATHGKLVADDLMITGVSIDTRTLQPGDLFIALQGENSDGHAHIEKALQAGAACVMIHTLDISIKDDPRLLLVADTMQGLIALGHYARTRFKGKLIAITGSVGKTTTKDMLRTALQKSGKTHAAVASYNNHWGVPLTLARLPKDADYCISEIGMNHVGEILPLAQQVKPDVAIITTIGTAHLGHMGSIEAIAKEKASLFSALQPHGTAIVPDDAIGSHFFHEYIPHDRTLWTCGISSTADICIQNLVSTAEGSHFTLLVPQQKYDVELHAPGKHIARNAALVLGTVKALHADLPAAISALKTFLPSAGRGQIRTILNNVQLLDESYNASTTSVRAAIETLSLLPAQRHVVALGDILELGTFAAAEHRTLAESVISANAIAFCCGEHMRALYDALPKALQGAYAPDSRSLAPVLRAALQPGDLLLVKGSFGSRMRDLIALLDQTSNPVSN; encoded by the coding sequence ATGAACATTCTTTGGACAAGCGACGAATTACGCCAAGCAACTCACGGGAAACTCGTCGCAGATGATCTCATGATTACCGGCGTTTCCATTGATACAAGAACTCTACAACCGGGAGACCTTTTCATCGCCCTTCAAGGTGAAAACAGCGATGGGCATGCTCACATTGAAAAGGCGTTACAGGCCGGTGCTGCATGTGTCATGATCCATACGCTGGATATCTCTATCAAAGATGATCCACGCTTGCTTTTGGTCGCAGATACAATGCAAGGGTTAATAGCCCTCGGGCACTATGCAAGGACACGGTTCAAAGGAAAACTTATTGCAATTACCGGAAGCGTAGGCAAAACCACAACCAAGGATATGCTCCGCACAGCATTGCAAAAAAGTGGAAAAACCCATGCCGCAGTGGCTTCCTATAACAACCATTGGGGAGTACCACTTACACTCGCACGCCTTCCAAAAGATGCAGACTATTGCATTAGTGAAATTGGCATGAACCATGTCGGTGAGATTCTTCCTCTGGCACAGCAAGTTAAACCAGATGTCGCGATTATTACGACCATTGGAACAGCACATTTGGGCCATATGGGAAGTATAGAGGCAATAGCAAAAGAAAAAGCGTCTCTCTTTTCTGCCCTCCAACCTCATGGAACAGCAATTGTTCCTGATGACGCTATCGGTTCACATTTTTTCCATGAATATATTCCTCACGATCGAACATTGTGGACTTGTGGGATATCTTCAACCGCAGATATATGCATCCAGAACCTCGTCTCTACAGCGGAAGGAAGCCACTTTACCTTGCTCGTTCCACAGCAAAAATACGATGTTGAATTGCATGCTCCAGGCAAACATATAGCACGCAATGCAGCGCTTGTTCTGGGAACTGTAAAAGCCCTTCATGCTGATTTGCCGGCAGCTATATCTGCCTTAAAGACCTTTCTCCCGAGTGCTGGTCGTGGACAAATCCGGACTATTCTAAATAACGTACAGCTCTTAGATGAAAGCTATAATGCTTCAACAACCAGCGTACGCGCCGCGATCGAAACTCTATCCTTGCTTCCCGCCCAGCGCCATGTTGTTGCTTTAGGCGACATCTTAGAGCTGGGAACATTTGCTGCTGCTGAGCATAGAACACTAGCTGAAAGTGTTATTTCAGCGAACGCTATTGCTTTTTGTTGTGGCGAACATATGCGCGCACTGTATGATGCGCTACCTAAAGCCCTACAAGGTGCTTATGCACCAGATTCCCGTTCTTTAGCGCCAGTTTTACGCGCTGCCCTTCAACCTGGTGACCTCCTTCTTGTTAAAGGAAGCTTTGGAAGCCGGATGCGTGACCTTATTGCTCTCTTAGACCAAACCTCAAACCCGGTTTCCAACTGA
- a CDS encoding alpha/beta hydrolase, whose protein sequence is MRPTLLLRIILFYLAWRARKKGANEASSDEVLPTIPLSSPSAFILKQIRRSMGRPSFPQKLSSLRIRKWITIKIPTGDGVLREARLYRPRGQVSGVVLFLHGGGFVHCDLVSHHGICCRLAAASKAMVVSLDYRLAPEYRFPLGLNDAKGALSWLMKVAPHIPIAVAGDSAGGNLAAVLAQWNKREKHPQTIKGQLLYYPALSGPISPLSRERYANGYMLTKELLYWYCGQTLNSYDELFDPSFSPVFADDFESLPPAMIVTAGFDPLRGEGDLYTQILRQAGVKVRHRNFPRMIHGFLNGYALLRDGRRALREGGEFLKECFSGHG, encoded by the coding sequence ATGCGTCCGACATTATTATTACGCATTATTTTGTTTTATTTAGCATGGCGTGCACGCAAAAAAGGGGCGAATGAAGCTTCATCAGATGAAGTTCTTCCGACTATTCCTCTTTCTTCACCTTCTGCATTCATTTTAAAACAAATACGGCGTTCTATGGGGCGCCCGAGTTTTCCGCAGAAGCTCTCCTCGTTGAGGATACGTAAATGGATTACAATAAAAATCCCTACTGGTGATGGCGTTTTACGAGAAGCGCGTCTTTATCGTCCACGCGGTCAAGTATCGGGGGTGGTTTTATTTTTGCATGGTGGGGGCTTTGTTCATTGTGATTTAGTATCACATCATGGAATTTGCTGTCGTTTAGCGGCGGCATCCAAGGCAATGGTCGTATCATTAGATTATCGTTTGGCGCCAGAGTATCGATTTCCGTTGGGGTTAAATGATGCAAAGGGTGCCTTGTCGTGGTTAATGAAAGTGGCCCCGCATATACCCATTGCTGTTGCGGGTGATAGTGCAGGAGGAAATTTAGCGGCTGTCTTGGCGCAATGGAATAAAAGAGAGAAGCATCCTCAAACTATCAAAGGACAGCTTTTATATTATCCTGCGTTAAGTGGACCAATTTCTCCATTATCTCGAGAGAGATATGCAAATGGTTATATGTTAACCAAGGAACTTCTATATTGGTATTGTGGGCAAACATTAAACTCATATGATGAGTTATTTGACCCTTCCTTTTCGCCTGTTTTTGCTGATGACTTTGAAAGTTTACCACCAGCTATGATTGTTACGGCAGGGTTTGATCCCTTAAGAGGAGAGGGGGACTTATATACTCAAATATTGAGACAAGCTGGTGTCAAAGTCCGCCATAGGAATTTTCCACGTATGATACACGGCTTTTTAAACGGTTATGCCTTATTACGAGATGGGCGTAGAGCATTGCGTGAAGGTGGAGAGTTTTTGAAAGAATGTTTCAGCGGCCATGGATAA
- a CDS encoding peptidoglycan D,D-transpeptidase FtsI family protein, with amino-acid sequence MHSRLLAVGMGFLAIYGAVALKATFATVLMPMEPEKRQIAPQVPDIPKSDPKGEIAGDFALPSVKRASITDRNGQVLALSLPVAQIYANPMELIDPQDAAQKLKKVLPQLNMEETIRRLSLKKQFVYIARDISPVQEIAINNLGIPGIYFEAGERRHYPLGRTAAQIMGSVDIDDHGIAGVERFFNQRLNSDRAPLRLSLDIRVQAVALDELEAAKNEFSAIGACAIVMDVHTGEILAMVSLPDYDANNFNHAPNDSRFNRAVTGMYEPGSTFKLQTAAMGLQLGVVHVWDRFSTIPIRVGRFTIRDMKSDHFAPWLSLPAVLAFSSNPAAAHIALDVGAQRQQEWLRNMGFFNRVPIELPEAGRPLVPSPRNWGISTVMTVGFGHGVAEPPLSIVRGTAATVNGGILLKPTLVARDENENISANDTDEVGVQTPVGTRVLSERTSALLRKLLRLDVTVGSGKSAEVAGYYVGGKTGTAEKIGAHGGYLKHVNVSAFTSVFPMNNPRYAVYVMLDSPHATAATHGWTTAAWNAAPTVKKIISRVGPLLNVFPDTANKAAIDASLAIAMNPSVPSGYRPLGPGNDPGDPRNQIHTSRTKRGD; translated from the coding sequence ATGCACAGTCGTTTACTTGCAGTTGGTATGGGGTTTTTAGCAATCTATGGAGCCGTAGCCCTTAAGGCCACTTTCGCTACAGTCCTCATGCCAATGGAGCCTGAAAAGAGACAGATTGCTCCACAAGTTCCTGACATTCCTAAAAGTGATCCCAAAGGTGAAATCGCCGGAGATTTTGCCCTTCCTAGCGTCAAAAGAGCCAGCATTACAGACCGTAATGGGCAAGTTCTGGCTCTCTCCTTACCTGTGGCTCAAATTTACGCTAACCCAATGGAGTTGATTGACCCTCAGGACGCAGCTCAAAAGCTCAAAAAGGTTCTTCCTCAATTAAATATGGAAGAAACTATTCGGCGCCTTTCTCTCAAAAAACAATTTGTCTATATCGCCCGTGATATTTCTCCTGTTCAGGAAATTGCGATTAATAATCTCGGCATCCCCGGTATTTATTTTGAAGCCGGTGAGAGACGGCATTATCCTCTTGGCCGAACAGCCGCCCAAATTATGGGAAGCGTGGATATTGATGACCATGGCATTGCCGGAGTGGAGCGTTTTTTCAATCAACGTCTAAACTCTGATCGTGCCCCTTTACGCCTTTCTCTTGACATTCGTGTTCAAGCTGTTGCCCTTGATGAGTTAGAAGCCGCTAAAAACGAATTTTCTGCTATTGGTGCATGCGCCATTGTCATGGACGTTCATACAGGTGAAATATTGGCAATGGTCAGCCTACCTGACTATGACGCCAATAATTTTAATCATGCCCCGAATGACTCACGTTTTAATCGTGCCGTTACTGGTATGTATGAACCAGGATCAACTTTCAAACTTCAAACAGCCGCAATGGGTTTACAGCTTGGAGTTGTACATGTCTGGGATCGGTTCTCCACTATTCCCATCCGAGTTGGGCGCTTTACAATCCGTGATATGAAATCCGATCATTTCGCCCCATGGTTATCCCTTCCTGCTGTGCTTGCCTTTTCATCCAACCCGGCTGCTGCACATATCGCCTTGGATGTAGGGGCCCAGCGCCAACAAGAATGGTTGCGGAATATGGGGTTCTTTAACAGAGTTCCAATTGAATTACCGGAAGCAGGCCGTCCACTGGTTCCTTCCCCTCGTAACTGGGGTATCTCCACCGTTATGACCGTAGGGTTTGGACATGGTGTAGCAGAACCTCCGCTTTCAATCGTTCGAGGAACGGCAGCAACTGTAAATGGTGGTATTTTATTAAAACCAACTCTCGTTGCGCGTGATGAAAATGAAAATATATCTGCCAATGATACGGATGAGGTCGGTGTGCAAACGCCTGTTGGCACCCGAGTTCTTTCTGAAAGAACATCTGCTCTTTTACGAAAGCTTCTTCGGTTGGATGTGACCGTAGGAAGCGGAAAATCGGCTGAAGTCGCAGGCTATTATGTAGGAGGAAAAACCGGAACTGCGGAAAAAATTGGCGCACATGGTGGATATCTCAAACATGTTAACGTATCCGCCTTTACCAGTGTGTTCCCAATGAATAATCCACGTTATGCGGTATATGTGATGTTAGATAGTCCGCACGCTACTGCGGCAACGCATGGCTGGACAACAGCCGCATGGAACGCAGCGCCAACGGTAAAAAAGATTATCTCTCGTGTTGGTCCCCTCCTCAATGTTTTCCCAGATACTGCCAACAAAGCGGCCATAGATGCCTCACTTGCAATTGCTATGAATCCTTCTGTTCCATCTGGTTATCGTCCATTAGGACCCGGGAACGACCCTGGAGACCCTCGCAATCAGATCCATACCTCTAGAACCAAGCGTGGGGACTAA
- a CDS encoding UDP-N-acetylmuramoyl-L-alanyl-D-glutamate--2,6-diaminopimelate ligase, with translation MRLSEILHLIPSPTAQLAYDPDIYSVAINSRTVQKQTLFFALKGTHLNGADYIPQALTNGADAIISETPISEITHSFPDDFPILYLANAKHLLALAASQLAGPQPTSIAAITGTNGKSSTAEFLRQLWSLQGKNAASLGTLGLITNANIPPPPSLTTPDSISLANTLALLAKNNVQHVALEASSHGLEQHRLDGVKITAAGFSNLTRDHLDYHKTIEAYRNAKTRLFADLLPHTGIAAINADMDPQTVRDLTHIAANRGIKLRSVGKRGTSLRLIHHQPTPSGQTITLALNGEELAPIDLPLPGLFQAENALLAAAMCWENDNTAYDVLKLLPSLTGVRGRCERAVELSNGATAYVDYAHTPDALEHVLASLRPHTTGRLIVVFGAGGDRDRGKRPLMGDVASKMADIAIITDDNPRSEDPTLIRAEIKAACPDAIEIADRRAAIAAGLDALQAGDILVVAGKGHEQGQTVGQTVLPFDDRQVLRELAGVA, from the coding sequence ATGCGCCTTTCTGAAATTCTACATTTAATTCCGTCCCCTACAGCACAACTTGCTTATGATCCTGATATTTATTCTGTCGCTATTAATAGCCGCACGGTACAAAAACAGACGCTCTTTTTTGCTTTGAAGGGGACACACCTCAATGGAGCTGATTATATTCCACAGGCCCTTACAAACGGTGCCGATGCCATTATTTCTGAAACGCCCATCAGCGAAATAACACACTCATTCCCTGATGATTTTCCTATCCTGTACCTCGCAAATGCAAAACATTTGCTCGCTTTAGCCGCCTCTCAGCTTGCCGGGCCGCAGCCAACGTCTATTGCGGCCATAACAGGAACAAATGGAAAAAGTAGCACGGCGGAGTTTCTTCGTCAGTTATGGTCATTACAAGGAAAAAACGCAGCCAGTTTAGGGACATTAGGTTTAATAACAAACGCAAATATTCCACCGCCTCCTTCTCTTACAACGCCTGATTCTATTTCTTTAGCCAATACACTTGCCCTCTTAGCCAAAAACAATGTGCAGCATGTTGCTTTAGAAGCTTCATCTCATGGTTTAGAGCAGCATCGTTTGGATGGTGTAAAAATTACGGCTGCTGGTTTTTCCAACCTCACCCGTGACCATCTTGACTATCACAAAACGATTGAAGCCTACCGAAACGCCAAAACGCGTCTTTTTGCCGACTTATTACCACATACTGGCATAGCGGCCATCAACGCAGATATGGACCCACAAACAGTCCGTGATCTCACACATATAGCCGCTAACCGGGGAATCAAACTCAGAAGCGTGGGAAAACGTGGGACCTCTTTACGCTTAATTCATCATCAACCAACCCCAAGTGGACAAACTATTACGCTTGCGCTTAATGGCGAAGAACTAGCCCCCATAGATCTTCCTCTACCGGGACTTTTCCAAGCTGAGAATGCTTTACTCGCTGCTGCGATGTGCTGGGAAAATGACAATACCGCTTATGATGTTCTAAAACTTCTCCCTTCTTTAACGGGCGTGCGCGGGCGTTGTGAGCGCGCTGTTGAACTATCAAATGGGGCCACCGCTTATGTGGACTACGCTCATACCCCTGATGCTTTGGAACATGTCCTTGCCAGTTTACGCCCCCATACCACGGGACGGTTAATCGTCGTCTTTGGAGCAGGTGGTGATCGGGACCGAGGGAAAAGACCTCTTATGGGAGACGTGGCATCCAAAATGGCAGATATCGCTATCATAACGGATGATAATCCACGCTCTGAAGACCCTACGCTTATCCGTGCCGAAATTAAAGCAGCCTGCCCTGATGCAATAGAAATTGCTGACCGCAGAGCAGCTATTGCGGCGGGGCTAGATGCCCTTCAAGCGGGAGACATTCTCGTGGTTGCCGGAAAAGGCCATGAACAAGGCCAGACTGTCGGGCAAACCGTCCTACCTTTTGACGATCGTCAGGTTCTACGCGAATTAGCAGGTGTAGCATGA
- the mraY gene encoding phospho-N-acetylmuramoyl-pentapeptide-transferase → MLFNLIATHSTSHGGFFNLFHYLTFRSGCACLTALLISLALGNPFIAQLKRIQRGGQPIRTLGPERHILEKAGTPTMGGMLILIALFSATLLWADLTNGFVWAVMLTTAAFGAVGFADDYLKLSKRNTKGVSKRMRLGCEFLASLIAGIWLQHLTPPELRNDVALPFVKDILIPLGYAFPIFAMITITGFGNAVNFTDGLDGLAIVPVIIAALVFAFISYLVGNHVFADYLQLHPIPGTGELSVFCAALIGAGLGFLWFNAPPAAVFMGDTGSLSLGGALGSIAVAVKHELVLCLVGGVFVAETLSVVIQVLWFKRTGKRVFLMAPLHHHFEKKGWQEPKIVIRFWIVSIVLGLCGLATLKLR, encoded by the coding sequence ATGCTTTTTAATCTTATTGCAACACATTCCACATCGCATGGCGGCTTTTTTAACCTTTTTCATTACCTAACATTTCGTTCAGGTTGCGCGTGTCTGACCGCCTTATTAATTTCCCTTGCGCTCGGAAATCCATTTATTGCTCAATTAAAACGAATTCAACGCGGAGGACAACCAATCCGTACATTAGGGCCAGAGCGTCATATTCTAGAAAAAGCTGGGACCCCTACCATGGGGGGGATGCTGATTTTAATCGCCCTCTTTTCAGCCACCCTTCTGTGGGCTGATCTTACCAACGGTTTCGTCTGGGCTGTTATGCTCACAACAGCGGCTTTCGGTGCTGTTGGCTTTGCTGACGATTATTTAAAGCTCTCCAAACGAAATACCAAAGGTGTTTCTAAACGCATGCGTTTAGGGTGTGAATTTCTTGCCTCACTCATTGCAGGTATCTGGCTGCAACATCTCACACCACCAGAACTCCGTAATGATGTTGCTTTGCCTTTTGTAAAAGATATTCTCATTCCTTTAGGATATGCTTTTCCTATCTTTGCCATGATAACAATTACAGGCTTTGGTAATGCCGTAAACTTCACAGATGGCTTGGATGGTCTGGCTATTGTTCCTGTGATTATCGCAGCGCTTGTTTTCGCTTTTATTTCCTATCTCGTCGGTAATCATGTTTTTGCAGATTACCTTCAACTTCACCCTATTCCCGGTACAGGTGAGCTTAGTGTTTTCTGTGCCGCTTTGATTGGAGCCGGTTTAGGGTTCCTGTGGTTTAATGCGCCACCAGCAGCTGTTTTTATGGGAGATACAGGCTCTCTATCACTTGGTGGAGCGCTTGGTTCAATCGCTGTTGCTGTCAAACATGAACTGGTTCTTTGTCTTGTGGGAGGTGTATTCGTTGCAGAAACACTCTCTGTGGTTATTCAGGTCTTGTGGTTTAAACGCACCGGGAAACGCGTTTTCCTAATGGCCCCTTTACACCATCATTTTGAGAAGAAAGGCTGGCAAGAGCCTAAAATTGTGATCCGTTTCTGGATTGTTTCGATTGTTCTGGGACTATGTGGTCTAGCCACATTGAAACTAAGATGA
- the mraZ gene encoding division/cell wall cluster transcriptional repressor MraZ: MSMFLGTHQNRFDAKGRVSIPAPFRATLKTQAQAGEPLVILRPSHFHPCVEAWPTMAFSALATPLDDYDPFSEDHEDLATSLYADAYPLDSDKEGRIIIPESLRSHAGLTEDVAFVGLGKVFQIWNPEAAEKRRQQARAQARTLTSGRKNNHTGSPS; this comes from the coding sequence ATGAGCATGTTTCTCGGCACGCACCAGAACCGCTTTGATGCCAAAGGACGTGTGTCTATTCCGGCACCTTTCAGGGCAACGCTAAAAACGCAAGCTCAAGCCGGAGAGCCCCTTGTTATTCTCCGTCCTTCACATTTTCATCCTTGTGTTGAGGCATGGCCGACAATGGCTTTTTCTGCACTTGCAACACCTTTAGATGATTATGACCCTTTTTCGGAAGACCACGAAGATTTAGCAACCAGTCTTTATGCTGATGCATATCCCCTTGATAGTGATAAAGAGGGACGCATTATCATTCCTGAATCTTTACGCAGTCATGCTGGTCTAACCGAAGATGTTGCTTTTGTCGGTTTAGGAAAAGTGTTTCAAATCTGGAATCCGGAAGCGGCAGAAAAGCGCCGTCAGCAAGCACGTGCACAAGCACGCACGCTTACATCGGGACGCAAAAACAATCATACTGGATCACCTTCATGA
- the rsmH gene encoding 16S rRNA (cytosine(1402)-N(4))-methyltransferase RsmH, giving the protein MSTIDLIHEGHIPVMLPEVLDALAPHDNGRYLDGTFGGGGYARAILNKANCSLHGIDRDPDAITRGQAMAKQADNRLFMHQGTFGDMEQLVGNVGPFDGIVLDLGVSSFQIDQADRGFSFRQDGPLDMRMGSNGPSASDLVNSLKENELADILYQYGEEKLSRRIARAIVTARTEEPITTTGQLAHIIRSCVPRDKANIDPATRSFQGLRIAVNDELGELERVLQTAPFLLAPEGIFVVVTFHSLEDRMVKRAMASLSGKTANPSRYEPAPVQKEAPEFSLLYSRPLSATKEEASQNPRARSARLRAIKRNSRSHVSTMSSTGALA; this is encoded by the coding sequence ATGAGCACTATTGATCTTATTCATGAAGGCCATATCCCGGTCATGCTGCCAGAAGTACTGGATGCTCTTGCTCCACACGACAACGGACGTTACCTTGACGGAACATTCGGTGGCGGTGGATATGCACGAGCAATCCTTAATAAGGCTAACTGCAGCCTTCATGGAATTGATCGAGATCCAGATGCCATAACACGCGGCCAAGCGATGGCTAAGCAAGCAGATAACCGGCTGTTTATGCACCAAGGCACCTTTGGCGATATGGAACAGCTTGTTGGCAATGTTGGTCCTTTTGACGGAATTGTGCTCGATTTAGGCGTTTCATCTTTTCAAATCGATCAAGCCGACCGTGGGTTTTCTTTCCGTCAGGATGGCCCTCTCGATATGCGTATGGGGTCAAATGGCCCCTCCGCCTCTGATCTCGTCAATTCTTTGAAAGAGAATGAGTTGGCAGATATTCTGTACCAATACGGCGAAGAAAAATTATCCCGCCGTATTGCGCGTGCCATTGTCACCGCACGCACAGAAGAGCCCATCACAACAACAGGGCAGCTTGCACACATCATTCGCAGCTGTGTCCCTCGGGATAAAGCCAATATCGACCCAGCTACACGTAGTTTTCAAGGATTACGTATTGCCGTGAATGATGAACTTGGCGAACTCGAACGCGTCTTACAGACAGCTCCTTTTTTATTAGCGCCTGAAGGTATTTTTGTAGTGGTAACTTTTCATTCACTAGAAGATCGTATGGTCAAACGTGCAATGGCATCACTATCTGGAAAAACAGCCAATCCCTCTCGCTATGAACCTGCGCCTGTCCAAAAAGAAGCTCCTGAATTTTCTTTGCTTTATTCACGTCCGCTATCAGCCACAAAAGAAGAAGCATCGCAAAATCCAAGAGCACGCAGTGCTCGCCTACGCGCAATAAAAAGAAACTCTCGATCACACGTCTCTACTATGTCTTCCACAGGAGCTTTGGCATGA
- the ftsL gene encoding cell division protein FtsL, which translates to MTLIRPFTFACAVLAAGSGLFLYTKKHETTVLDQQITKVVQDTQKVRAQTAMLRTEWALLNQPDRLNRLAARFLPHLHPMTPNQFVRMANLEQHLPAPNTHTASPDPRATLHEAVAHAEQELPLASPKAASRTPNITHPVISRPVALASAALPAMAAAARPLVVAHQNKHLPKVHRERTIDNDFASATPTRAQHTNIMPPKAEPLPTLHLVSYRPTQTRTAQAVPIGTNVWPIPERHHVHKATTARFSISETRLAEERPHSRRRLASALGNDGGALPPPVPLSN; encoded by the coding sequence ATGACCCTGATCCGGCCTTTTACATTTGCATGTGCTGTTCTTGCGGCTGGATCTGGTCTTTTTCTGTATACGAAAAAGCATGAGACAACCGTTCTTGATCAACAAATAACCAAAGTTGTTCAGGACACTCAAAAAGTACGCGCACAAACAGCCATGCTTCGGACAGAGTGGGCATTGCTTAACCAGCCTGACCGCCTCAACCGTTTAGCCGCGCGCTTCTTGCCTCATCTTCATCCAATGACGCCTAATCAATTTGTTCGTATGGCGAACTTGGAGCAGCACCTCCCTGCACCCAATACTCATACGGCATCTCCCGACCCACGTGCGACCTTGCATGAAGCTGTCGCGCATGCAGAACAGGAATTACCTTTAGCATCTCCCAAGGCTGCTTCTAGAACACCCAATATAACGCACCCCGTTATATCCCGCCCGGTTGCTCTTGCTTCTGCTGCTCTTCCTGCGATGGCCGCGGCAGCACGACCTCTCGTTGTTGCTCATCAAAATAAACATCTGCCTAAAGTTCATCGTGAGCGTACTATTGACAATGATTTCGCTTCCGCAACACCTACAAGAGCACAACATACCAATATAATGCCACCTAAAGCAGAACCACTTCCCACCCTGCATTTGGTAAGCTATCGCCCAACGCAAACGCGTACCGCTCAAGCTGTGCCAATCGGAACCAATGTATGGCCAATTCCTGAGCGCCATCACGTTCATAAAGCGACAACAGCACGTTTTTCTATTTCTGAAACACGTCTAGCGGAAGAGCGCCCTCATAGTCGTCGTCGGCTCGCTTCCGCTCTTGGAAATGACGGTGGTGCCTTGCCCCCTCCTGTTCCTCTTTCAAACTGA
- the murD gene encoding UDP-N-acetylmuramoyl-L-alanine--D-glutamate ligase gives MSSFPHNLFSNEHFAVYGLGKNGAAVVQSLLAMGAYVHAWDDKTPSLPHHDRLTLAPISNLTGMSALILSPGIPHNLPKPHPIADLARAQNVPILSDAELLFQAVRKAGSQARFVSITGTNGKSTTTALLTHILQTAHVPCAAGGNLGIASLALPLLPDEGVYVIEMSSYMLERLHQFHASTACLLNITPDHLDRHGDMAGYTSAKKHVFDNMTPKDLAVLGQDDPWCDAIAHDLEERKIPFTLIDPDHLPEFEASALPGRHNRQNIAAVWAMAHHLGLNDKDIRSGLSSFPGLEHRLQKVAEYDGISFVNDSKATNAEATSKALASYDRVMWIAGGVAKAGGIEMLVPWFDRIDHAFLIGQDAELFAQTLTKHGVSFSRSETLDKAVPEAFQKARQSDVKTVLLSPACASFDQFRNFEDRGSYFVQICKHIMS, from the coding sequence ATGAGCTCTTTTCCACACAACCTTTTTAGTAATGAGCATTTTGCTGTTTATGGGTTAGGCAAGAACGGCGCTGCTGTCGTTCAATCTCTACTCGCTATGGGGGCTTACGTTCATGCTTGGGATGATAAAACACCCTCATTACCTCATCATGATCGTTTAACACTCGCCCCAATCTCTAACCTAACAGGTATGAGTGCGCTCATCCTGTCTCCAGGTATTCCACATAACCTTCCTAAACCGCATCCCATTGCTGACTTAGCCCGCGCTCAGAACGTTCCAATCTTATCTGATGCGGAACTACTCTTCCAAGCCGTACGTAAAGCAGGATCTCAAGCACGATTTGTTTCCATCACGGGGACAAACGGGAAATCAACAACAACTGCCTTGCTCACCCATATTCTCCAAACAGCCCATGTTCCATGTGCGGCAGGCGGTAATCTGGGCATAGCCTCTCTGGCCTTACCTCTCCTCCCAGATGAGGGTGTGTATGTGATTGAAATGTCTTCCTACATGCTGGAACGCTTACACCAATTTCACGCTTCAACTGCATGTTTGCTCAATATTACACCAGATCACCTTGATCGTCATGGAGATATGGCAGGCTATACCTCTGCCAAGAAACATGTGTTCGATAATATGACCCCAAAAGACTTAGCTGTTCTTGGGCAAGATGATCCTTGGTGTGACGCAATTGCGCATGACCTTGAAGAACGAAAAATACCCTTCACACTTATTGACCCTGATCATCTACCGGAGTTCGAGGCTTCAGCTCTTCCCGGGCGCCATAACCGACAAAATATTGCTGCTGTTTGGGCTATGGCGCATCATCTTGGCTTGAACGACAAAGATATTCGCTCTGGGCTATCTTCTTTTCCTGGCTTAGAGCATCGTTTACAAAAAGTTGCTGAGTATGATGGAATTTCTTTTGTTAATGATAGTAAAGCCACAAATGCTGAAGCAACTTCTAAAGCTCTCGCCTCTTATGATCGTGTCATGTGGATTGCGGGTGGTGTAGCAAAGGCAGGTGGAATAGAAATGCTTGTTCCATGGTTTGATCGAATTGATCATGCCTTTTTAATTGGACAAGATGCAGAACTTTTTGCCCAAACTCTTACCAAACATGGGGTCTCTTTTTCACGTTCTGAAACGTTAGACAAAGCGGTCCCAGAAGCGTTCCAAAAGGCACGTCAATCTGATGTTAAAACTGTTCTGCTATCTCCAGCATGTGCCAGTTTTGATCAATTTCGTAACTTTGAAGACCGTGGGTCATATTTCGTTCAGATTTGTAAGCATATAATGTCGTAA